Proteins encoded by one window of Arabidopsis thaliana chromosome 2, partial sequence:
- the ANNAT4 gene encoding annexin 4 (annexin 4 (ANNAT4); FUNCTIONS IN: calcium-dependent phospholipid binding, calcium ion binding; INVOLVED IN: in 6 processes; LOCATED IN: cell surface; EXPRESSED IN: 21 plant structures; EXPRESSED DURING: 14 growth stages; CONTAINS InterPro DOMAIN/s: Annexin like protein (InterPro:IPR015472), Annexin repeat (InterPro:IPR018502), Annexin (InterPro:IPR001464); BEST Arabidopsis thaliana protein match is: annexin 8 (TAIR:AT5G12380.1); Has 2371 Blast hits to 2094 proteins in 191 species: Archae - 0; Bacteria - 0; Metazoa - 1728; Fungi - 90; Plants - 415; Viruses - 0; Other Eukaryotes - 138 (source: NCBI BLink).) — MALPLELESLTEAISAGMGMGVDENALISTLGKSQKEHRKLFRKASKSFFVEDEERAFEKCHDHFVRHLKLEFSRFNTAVVMWAMHPWERDARLVKKALKKGEEAYNLIVEVSCTRSAEDLLGARKAYHSLFDQSMEEDIASHVHGPQRKLLVGLVSAYRYEGNKVKDDSAKSDAKILAEAVASSGEEAVEKDEVVRILTTRSKLHLQHLYKHFNEIKGSDLLGGVSKSSLLNEALICLLKPALYFSKILDASLNKDADKTTKKWLTRVFVTRADHSDEMNEIKEEYNNLYGETLAQRIQEKIKGNYRDFLLTLLSKSD; from the exons ATGGCTCTTCCTCTCGAGCTCGAAAGCCTCACTGAAGCCATCTCAGCTG GGATGGGAATGGGAGTTGATGAGAATGCATTGATAAGCACACTGGGGAAATCGCAAAAGGAACATAGAAAATTGTTTAGGAAAGCAAGCAAAAGTTTCTTTGTTGAAGATGAGGAAAGAGCTTTTGAGAAATGTCATGATCACTTCGTCAGACACCTCAAGCTTGAGTTCTCCCGCTTCAAT ACTGCGGTGGTGATGTGGGCAATGCATCCATGGGAGAGAGATGCAAGGTTGGTGAAGAAAGCTttgaagaaaggagaagaagcttacaACCTCATCGTTGAGGTCTCATGCACACGCTCTGCTGAGGATCTCCTCGGTGCACGTAAAGCTTACCACTCTCTCTTCGACCAATCAATGGAAGAAGACATTGCCTCTCACGTCCACGGTCCTCAGCGCAAg TTGCTTGTGGGGCTCGTGAGTGCTTATAGATACGAAGGAAATAAGGTGAAGGATGATTCTGCCAAATCCGATGCTAAGATTCTAGCCGAAGCAGTGGCTTCTTCAGGCGAAGAAGCCGTGGAGAAGGATGAGGTTGTTAGGATTTTGACCACAAGAAGCAAACTTCATCTCCAACATCTCTACAAACACTTTAACGAAATCAAAGGCTCTGATCTTCTTGGG GGTGTATCTAagtcttctcttctcaatgAAGCATTGATTTGTTTGCTCAAACCGGCTCTGTATTTCAGCAAG attttggatGCGTCTCTGAACAAAGACGCAGACAAGACTACCAAGAAATGGTTGACAAGAGTGTTCGTTACAAGAGCAGATCATAGTGATGAGATGAATGAGATCAAAGAAGAGTACAATAACCTTTATGGTGAGACTTTGGCTCAAAGAATCCAAGAGAAGATAAAAGGGAACTACAGAGATTTCTTGCTCACACTTCTCTCCAAATCCGATTGA
- a CDS encoding AMMECR1 family (AMMECR1 family; INVOLVED IN: response to salt stress; LOCATED IN: cellular_component unknown; EXPRESSED IN: 22 plant structures; EXPRESSED DURING: 13 growth stages; CONTAINS InterPro DOMAIN/s: AMMECR1 (InterPro:IPR002733); Has 1012 Blast hits to 1010 proteins in 455 species: Archae - 211; Bacteria - 342; Metazoa - 168; Fungi - 130; Plants - 53; Viruses - 0; Other Eukaryotes - 108 (source: NCBI BLink).) — protein MVSANREMAVYCFDTLVSHYNNEETPPPAFEEANHPLFVTWKKIVNGGEPRLRGCIGTLEARRLISGFKDYALTSALRDRRFPPIQAKELPSLQCTVSVLTDYEDAEDYLDWEVGKHGIIIEFTEPETNTKRSATYLPEVPAHEGWTKIEAIDSLVRKAGYNGVITEAVRRRINLTRYQSTLFSMHYSEYLSYVKATRGVVGPVINGINKHAFA, from the exons ATGGTGTCGGCGAACAGAGAAATGGCTGTTTACTGTTTCGACACTTTGGTCTCTCACTACAACAATGAAGAGACTCCACCACCTGCCTTTGAAGAGGCCAATCa TCCATTGTTTGTTACCTGGAAGAAAATAGTGAATGGTGGAGAGCCTCGGTTGCGTGGATGTATTGGTACACTGGAAGCACGCCGCTTGATCAGTGGCTTCAAGGATTATGCCTTGACAAG TGCCTTGAGGGATCGCAGGTTCCCACCTATACAGGCCAAAGAATTGCCATCTCTGCAGTGTACGGTGTCTGTCTTGACTGATTATGAAGATGCAGAAGATTACCTTGATTGGGAG GTTGGTAAGCATGGTATAATCATTGAGTTTACTGAACCTGAGACTAATACAAAGCGAAGCGCCACATATTTGCCTGAGGTGCCAGCTCATGAAG GCTGGACAAAGATAGAGGCAATCGATTCGCTGGTGCGTAAAGCAGGATACAATGGTGTAATAACAGAAGCAGTGCGTAGGCGAATCAATCTAACGCGTTACCAGAGTACATTATTCAGCATGCATTATAGCGAATACCTTTCATATGTGAAGGCGACCAGGGGCGTTGTTGGCCCGGTTATTAATGGGATCAACAAGCACGCCTTTGCCTGA
- the ANNAT4 gene encoding annexin 4 produces the protein MGMGVDENALISTLGKSQKEHRKLFRKASKSFFVEDEERAFEKCHDHFVRHLKLEFSRFNTAVVMWAMHPWERDARLVKKALKKGEEAYNLIVEVSCTRSAEDLLGARKAYHSLFDQSMEEDIASHVHGPQRKLLVGLVSAYRYEGNKVKDDSAKSDAKILAEAVASSGEEAVEKDEVVRILTTRSKLHLQHLYKHFNEIKGSDLLGGVSKSSLLNEALICLLKPALYFSKILDASLNKDADKTTKKWLTRVFVTRADHSDEMNEIKEEYNNLYGETLAQRIQEKIKGNYRDFLLTLLSKSD, from the exons ATGGGAATGGGAGTTGATGAGAATGCATTGATAAGCACACTGGGGAAATCGCAAAAGGAACATAGAAAATTGTTTAGGAAAGCAAGCAAAAGTTTCTTTGTTGAAGATGAGGAAAGAGCTTTTGAGAAATGTCATGATCACTTCGTCAGACACCTCAAGCTTGAGTTCTCCCGCTTCAAT ACTGCGGTGGTGATGTGGGCAATGCATCCATGGGAGAGAGATGCAAGGTTGGTGAAGAAAGCTttgaagaaaggagaagaagcttacaACCTCATCGTTGAGGTCTCATGCACACGCTCTGCTGAGGATCTCCTCGGTGCACGTAAAGCTTACCACTCTCTCTTCGACCAATCAATGGAAGAAGACATTGCCTCTCACGTCCACGGTCCTCAGCGCAAg TTGCTTGTGGGGCTCGTGAGTGCTTATAGATACGAAGGAAATAAGGTGAAGGATGATTCTGCCAAATCCGATGCTAAGATTCTAGCCGAAGCAGTGGCTTCTTCAGGCGAAGAAGCCGTGGAGAAGGATGAGGTTGTTAGGATTTTGACCACAAGAAGCAAACTTCATCTCCAACATCTCTACAAACACTTTAACGAAATCAAAGGCTCTGATCTTCTTGGG GGTGTATCTAagtcttctcttctcaatgAAGCATTGATTTGTTTGCTCAAACCGGCTCTGTATTTCAGCAAG attttggatGCGTCTCTGAACAAAGACGCAGACAAGACTACCAAGAAATGGTTGACAAGAGTGTTCGTTACAAGAGCAGATCATAGTGATGAGATGAATGAGATCAAAGAAGAGTACAATAACCTTTATGGTGAGACTTTGGCTCAAAGAATCCAAGAGAAGATAAAAGGGAACTACAGAGATTTCTTGCTCACACTTCTCTCCAAATCCGATTGA
- the MAP65-5 gene encoding microtubule-associated protein 65-5 (microtubule-associated protein 65-5 (MAP65-5); CONTAINS InterPro DOMAIN/s: Microtubule-associated protein, MAP65/ASE1-type (InterPro:IPR007145); BEST Arabidopsis thaliana protein match is: microtubule-associated protein 65-2 (TAIR:AT4G26760.1); Has 9645 Blast hits to 7381 proteins in 767 species: Archae - 226; Bacteria - 1139; Metazoa - 4615; Fungi - 969; Plants - 706; Viruses - 30; Other Eukaryotes - 1960 (source: NCBI BLink).) — protein MSPSSTTTCTSLLEELQMIWDEIGESYNERDKMLLELEQECLDIYNKKVEKTRKFRAELQRSLAQAEAEIASLMSALGEKVSFAKKEGSLKEQISSVKPVLEDLLMKKDRRRKELSETLNQIAEITSNIAGNDYTVSSGSEVDESDLTQRKLDELRADLQDLRNEKAVRLQKVNSYISAVHELSEILSFDFSKALNSVHSSLTEFSKTHSKSISNDTLARFTELVKSLKAEKHERLLKLQGLGRSMQELWNLMETPMDERRRFDHCSSLLSSLPDDALKKGCLSLDIIREAEDEVRRLNSLKSSKMKELVFKRQCELEEICRGNHMDINSDAARKSLVELIESGDGDLSDILASIDGQIEKAREEALSRKEILDKVDKWRHAKEEETWLDDYEKDENRFSAVRGAHKNLKRAEKARSLISKIPAMVDVLTTKVKAWEKERGVPFLCDKQPLLQTLEDDIVIRAQREEEKRQFREQKRLQGQLATEKEAKYGSKSAKKKPLGQSLNTDNVTKTPIGRRIGNTPGRSVTSGGKDYRGNAVIPLNYVALQKDD, from the exons ATGTCTCCGTCTTCAACCACTACTTGCACTTCCCTTCTTGAAGAGTTGCAG ATGATATGGGATGAGATTGGTGAAAGTTACAATGAAAGAGATAAGATGCTGCTAGAACTTGAGCAGGAATGTCTGGATATATACAATAAGAAGGTTGAGAAAACTCGTAAGTTCAGAGCTGAGTTACAGCGATCATTAGCTCAAGCTGAAGCTGAGATTGCCAGCCTCATGTCTGCGCTTGGTGAAAAAGTTTCGTTTGCCAAG aaagaaggcTCTTTGAAGGAGCAGATTTCCAGTGTAAAGCCTGTACTGGAAGATCTACTGATGAAAAAGGATCGAAGAAGGAAAGAGCTCTCTGAGACACTGAATCAAATAGCAGAGATCACGTCTAACATAGCAGGGAATGATTATACTGTTAGTTCTGGTTCAGAAGTTGATGAAAGTGACTTGACACAAAGAAAGTTGGATGAACTTAGAGCAGATCTGCAGGATCTTCGAAATGAAAAG GCTGTTCGACTGCAGAAAGTAAACTCTTATATCAGTGCTGTCCATGAGCTGTCAGAGATTCTGTCTTTTGATTTCTCCAAGGCCCTGAATAGTGTCCATAGCAGCTTGACTGAGTTTTCAAAGACTCATTCGAAAAGCATTAGTAATGATACTCTTGCTAGGTTCACAGAACTTGTAAAGTCTCTGAAGGCGGAGAAACATGAGAGGCTGCTTAAg CTACAAGGTTTGGGAAGAAGCATGCAAGAGCTGTGGAACCTAATGGAAACACCTATGGATGAGAGGAGAAGATTTGACCATTGCAGCAGCTTACTTTCTAGTCTACCTGATGATGCCTTGAAAAAAGGATGCCTCAGCCTAGACATTATCCGAGAG GCCGAAGATGAAGTGAGAAGACTGAATTCCCTGAAGTCCAGCAAAATGAAGGAATTGGTGTTTAAGAGGCAGTGTGAACTAGAAGAGATCTGCAGAGGGAATCATATGGATATCAATAGTGATGCTGCAAGAAAGAGTCTTGTCGAACTCATTGAATCTG GTGATGGTGATCTGTCTGATATTCTTGCAAGCATAGATGGTCAGATCGAGAAggcaagagaagaagctttaaGCAGAAAGGAAATATTGGACAAAGTTGATAAGTGGAGACACGCAAAGGAGGAAGAAACATGGCTTGATGATTATGAAAAG GATGAAAATCGCTTCAGTGCTGTGAGAGGAGCacacaaaaatctaaaacggGCAGAAAAAGCTAGGAGCCTTATCAGCAAAATTCCTG CAATGGTGGATGTTCTGACCACGAAAGTGAAGGCCtgggagaaagaaagagggGTCCCCTTCTTATGCGATAAG CAACCGTTATTACAAACACTAGAAGATGACATTGTTATCCGTGCtcaaagagaagaggaaaagcGTCAATTCCGA GAGCAGAAACGACTACAAGGTCAGCTTGCTacagagaaagaagcaaagtATGGTTCCAAGTCTgcaaagaagaagccattggGACAGAGTCTTAACACAGACAATGTGACTAAAACTCCCATTGGTCGGCGCATTGGAAATACACCTGGACGTTCTGTTACTTCTGGTGGCAAAGATTATAGAGGCAATGCGGTGATACCATTGAACTATGTTGCTCTTCAGAAAGACGATTGA
- a CDS encoding Haloacid dehalogenase-like hydrolase (HAD) superfamily protein (Haloacid dehalogenase-like hydrolase (HAD) superfamily protein; FUNCTIONS IN: hydrolase activity, catalytic activity; INVOLVED IN: metabolic process; LOCATED IN: plasma membrane; EXPRESSED IN: 25 plant structures; EXPRESSED DURING: 15 growth stages; CONTAINS InterPro DOMAIN/s: Haloacid dehalogenase-like hydrolase (InterPro:IPR005834), Haloacid dehydrogenase/epoxide hydrolase (InterPro:IPR005833), HAD-superfamily hydrolase, subfamily IA, variant 3 (InterPro:IPR006402); BEST Arabidopsis thaliana protein match is: haloacid dehalogenase-like hydrolase family protein (TAIR:AT1G56500.1); Has 17978 Blast hits to 17978 proteins in 2581 species: Archae - 265; Bacteria - 14433; Metazoa - 167; Fungi - 429; Plants - 387; Viruses - 3; Other Eukaryotes - 2294 (source: NCBI BLink).), which produces MNGFSDLNPSESKPSLSQLAPLEAILFDVDGTLCDSDPIHLIAFQELLQEIGFNNGVPIDEKFFVENIAGKHNSEIALLLFPDDVSRGLKFCDEKEALYRKIVAEKIKPLDGLIKLTKWIEDRGLKRAAVTNAPKENAELMISKLGLTDFFQAVILGSECEFPKPHPGPYLKALEVLNVSKEHTLVFEDSISGIKAGVAAGMPVIGLTTGNPASLLMQAKPAFLIENYADPKLWAVLEELDNKS; this is translated from the exons ATGAATGGCTTCTCTGATCTTAATCCTTCTGAGAG CAAACCTTCTCTGTCACAACTAGCTCCATTAGAAGCCATTCTGTTTGATGTTGATGGAACACTCTGTGACTCAGATCCCATCCACCTTATTGCCTTCCAAGAACTGCTTCAAGAG ATTGGTTTTAACAATGGTGTCCCAATCGATGAGAAATTCTTTGTTGAGAACATTGCTGGAAAACACAATTCTGAAATTGCTCTACTTCTGTTCCCTGATGATGTTTCAAGAGGGTTAAAATTCTGTGATGAAAAGGAAGCTCTTTACCGCAA AATTGTTGCAGAGAAGATAAAGCCACTTGATGGGCTTATAAAACTGACCAAATGGATCGAAGATCGTGGATTGAAACGAGCTGCGGTAACAAACGCTCCAAAAGAAAACGCAGAGCTCATGATATCGAAACTTGGTCTGACTGATTTCTTTCAAGCAGTGATTCTTGGCTCTGAATGTGAATTTCCCAAACCACACCCTGGACCTTACTTGAAGGCTCTTGAAGTGCTTAACGTGTCAAAGGAGCACACGCTAGTTTTCGAAGACTCGATCTCTGGGATAAAAGCTGGAGTTGCAGCTGGAATGCCAGTGATTGGACTGACTACAGGGAATCCAGCAAGCCTGCTTATGCAAGCAAAACCCGCTTTTCTCATCGAGAACTATGCGGATCCAAAACTGTGGGCTGTGTTGGAAGAACTTGATAACAAGTCTTAA
- a CDS encoding Cyclophilin-like peptidyl-prolyl cis-trans isomerase family protein (Cyclophilin-like peptidyl-prolyl cis-trans isomerase family protein; FUNCTIONS IN: peptidyl-prolyl cis-trans isomerase activity; INVOLVED IN: protein folding; LOCATED IN: plasma membrane, vacuole; EXPRESSED IN: 25 plant structures; EXPRESSED DURING: 14 growth stages; CONTAINS InterPro DOMAIN/s: Cyclophilin-like (InterPro:IPR015891), Peptidyl-prolyl cis-trans isomerase, cyclophilin-type (InterPro:IPR002130); BEST Arabidopsis thaliana protein match is: Cyclophilin-like peptidyl-prolyl cis-trans isomerase family protein (TAIR:AT2G21130.1); Has 14613 Blast hits to 14579 proteins in 2550 species: Archae - 106; Bacteria - 5772; Metazoa - 2906; Fungi - 1375; Plants - 1228; Viruses - 4; Other Eukaryotes - 3222 (source: NCBI BLink).) translates to MNSGGGIVAAAAPSSGGGNVEWHVRPPNPKNPVVFFDVSIGGIPAGRIKMELFADIAPKTAENFRQFCTGELRKAGKPLGYKECQFHRVIKDFMVQSGDFLKNDGSGCMSIYGHKFEDENFTAKHTGPGLLSMANSGPNTNGCQFFITCAKCDWLDNKHVVFGRVLGDGLLVMRKIENVAIGPNNRPKLAVVITECGEM, encoded by the exons ATGAATTCAGGAGGTGGAATCGTTGCTGCAGCAGCTCCTTCAAGCGGCGGTGGTAATGTTGAATGGCATGTCCGACCACCGAACCCTAAAAACCCAGTTGTCTTCTTCGACGTCTCTATTGGTGGTATCCCCGCCGGTCGTATCAAGATGGAGCTCTTCGCCGACATTGCTCCCAAAACCGCTGAAAACTTCAGGCAGTTCTGTACTGGTGAACTCAG AAAAGCTGGAAAGCCGCTTGGTTACAAAGAATGTCAGTTTCACAGagtcatcaaagattttatgGTTCAAAGTGGTGATTTTCTTAAG AATGATGGTAGTGGATGCATGTCAATCTACGGCCACAAGTTTGAGGATGAGAATTTTACTGCTAAACATACTGGACCAGGATTGCTCTCCATG GCAAATAGTGGGCCAAACACAAATGGGTGCCAG TTCTTCATCACTTGTGCAAAATGCGATTGGCTTGACAACAAGCATGTTGTCTTTGGG AGAGTGCTTGGAGATGGTTTGTTGGTTATGCGGAAGATTGAGAACGTGGCTATTGGACCCAATAACCGGCCTAAACTTGCGGTTGTAATTACTGAGTGTGGGGAGATGTGA
- the MVD1 gene encoding mevalonate diphosphate decarboxylase 1 (mevalonate diphosphate decarboxylase 1 (MVD1); CONTAINS InterPro DOMAIN/s: Diphosphomevalonate decarboxylase (InterPro:IPR005935), Ribosomal protein S5 domain 2-type fold (InterPro:IPR020568), GHMP kinase (InterPro:IPR006204), Ribosomal protein S5 domain 2-type fold, subgroup (InterPro:IPR014721); BEST Arabidopsis thaliana protein match is: GHMP kinase family protein (TAIR:AT3G54250.1); Has 1516 Blast hits to 1513 proteins in 678 species: Archae - 56; Bacteria - 877; Metazoa - 121; Fungi - 149; Plants - 60; Viruses - 0; Other Eukaryotes - 253 (source: NCBI BLink).) encodes MAEEKWVVMVTAQTPTNIAVIKYWGKRDEVRILPINDSISVTLDPDHLCTLTTVAVSPSFDRDRMWLNGKEISLSGSRYQNCLREIRSRADDVEDKEKGIKIAKKDWEKLHLHIASHNNFPTAAGLASSAAGFACLVFALAKLMNVNEDPSQLSAIARQGSGSACRSLFGGFVKWNMGNKEDGSDSVAVQLVDDKHWDDLVIIIAVVSSRQKETSSTSGMRESVETSLLLQHRAKEVVPVRILQMEEAIKNRDFTSFTKLTCSDSNQFHAVCMDTSPPIFYMNDTSHRIISLVEKWNRSAGTPEIAYTFDAGPNAVMIARNRKVAVELLQGLLYCFPPKPDTDMKSYVLGDTSIVKEAGLEGELPQGIKDKIGSQDQKGEVSYFICSRPGRGPVVLQDQTQALLHPQTGLPK; translated from the exons ATGGCGGAGGAGAAATGGGTGGTGATGGTGACGGCGCAGACTCCAACGAATATCGCCGTGATTAAGTATTGGGGAAAGAGAGATGAGGTTCGGATTCTTCCCATTAATGATAGCATTAGCGTCACGCTTGATCCTGATCACCTCTGTACTCTCACCACCGTCGCTGTTAGTCCTTCCTTTGATCGAGATCGAATGTGGCTCAATGGCAAG GAAATCTCGCTTTCTGGAAGTAGGTACCAGAATTGCTTGAGGGAAATTCGAAGTCGTGCTGATGATgtagaagataaagaaaagggTATCAAGATTGCGAAGAAAGATTGGGAGAAGCTGCATCTGCACATTGCTTCTCATAACAACTTCCCTACTGCTGCTGGCTTAGCATCTTCTGCTGCTGGTTTTGCTTGCTTAG TTTTTGCTCTTGCCAAGTTGATGAATGTAAATGAAGATCCAAGCCAACTTTCTGCTATAGCAAG GCAAGGTTCAGGAAGTGCTTGCCGTAGTTTATTTGGGGGATTTGTCAAGTGGAATATgggaaacaaagaagatggaagtGACAGTGTTGCAGTTCAACTGGTAGATGATAAGCACTGGGATGATCTTGTTATCATTATTGCTGTG GTTAGTTCACGACAGAAGGAAACAAGCAGCACCTCGGGAATGCGTGAGAGTGTTGAGACAAGTTTGCTTTTACAGCATAGAGCAAAG GAAGTTGTCCCAGTACGGATTTTGCAAATGGAAGAAGCTATAAAGAATCGAGATTTCACATCTTTTACAAAATTGACGTGTTCAGACAGTAATCAGTTTCATGCTGTTTGTATGGATACATCTCCACCCATATTCTACATGAATGACACCTCCCACAg GATAATCAGCTTAGTTGAAAAGTGGAACCGTTCTGCCGGTACACCAGAG ATTGCTTATACATTTGATGCTGGCCCAAATGCAGTCATGATTGCAAGAAACAGGAAAGTAGCAGTTGAATTGCTGCAGGGGCTGCTCTACTGCTTCCCTCCTAAGCCTGACACAGACATGAAGAG TTACGTACTGGGGGATACATCGATAGTAAAAGAGGCAGGCTTGGAAGGAGAGCTTCCACAAGGaattaaagacaaaattgGAAGTCAGGATCAAAAAGGTGAAGTGAGTTATTTTATATGCAGCAGACCTGGAAGAGGTCCTGTGGTGCTTCAAGACCAAACTCAAGCTCTTCTCCATCCTCAAACTGGCCTCCCCAAATAA